The Amblyomma americanum isolate KBUSLIRL-KWMA chromosome 6, ASM5285725v1, whole genome shotgun sequence genome has a window encoding:
- the Fbxl7 gene encoding F-box and leucine-rich repeat protein 7: MECVAGGSGLGGALPKVRSSSPGDLGYHTLLSAPGWPTTTTGSGHHQRPASTRCLFDRLPDDLLLRVLACLSSDELCRCARVCRRWYFLAWEPRLWTSIVLSSEHLPVDQGLRTLFRLLSRDTPGVCSAVERICLNGCLCLTDSGLSAVARRCPQLRTLEVRGCSQVTDLGVSEVVTRCLNLSRLDVTGCYQVTSVRPRHGASMEVSESLGGLAPSGGGQLYLQYVDLTDCQALEDSGLKALARACPQLTHLFLRRCVRLTDAALKCVASYCVVLRELSISDCVQVTDFGLYELAKLGPHLRYLSVAKCERVSDAGLKQVCRHCYRLRYLNARGCEAVSDATLEVLARSCPRLRALDVGKCEVGDRGLACLARHCLNLRKLSLKSCDLVTDRGLQALAYFCRGLQQLSLQDCAGVTVDGYRIVRKYCRRCIIEHTNPGFN; this comes from the exons ATGGAGTGTGTGGCCGGGGGGTCGGGCCTCGGTGGTGCCCTTCCCAAGGTTCGCAGCTCCTCGCCAGGAGACTTGGGCTACCACACGCTGCTGTCTGCACCGGGATGGCCGACCACGACCACAGGCAGCGGCCACCATCAGCGACCGGCAAGCACGCGATGCCTGTTTGACCGATTGCCAGACGACCTCCTGCTCCGCGTGCTTGCGTGCTTGTCGAGTGATGAGCTGTGTCGCTGTGCACGCGTCTGCCGCCGGTGGTATTTCCTGGCCTGGGAGCCACGCCTGTGGACCAGCATTGTGCTCTCATCGGAGCATCTGCCCGTCGACCAGG GCCTGCGCACACTCTTTCGCCTGCTGAGTCGGGACACCCCTGGTGTGTGCTCCGCTGTGGAGCGCATCTGCCTGAACGGGTGCCTCTGCCTTACGGACAGTGGCCTGAGTGCTGTGGCCCGAAGGTGCCCTCAGCTGCGGACACTGGAAGTGCGCGGCTGCTCCCAGGTGACTGACTTGGGTGTCTCTGAAGTGGTCACGCGATGTCTCAACCTGTCACGCCTTGATGTCACTG GGTGCTACCAGGTTACGAGTGTGCGTCCGAGGCATGGCGCCAGCATGGAAGTGAGCGAGTCCCTGGGGGGCCTGGCTCCATCAGGGGGGGGCCAGCTGTACCTCCAGTACGTGGACCTCACCGATTGCCAGGCCCTGGAAGACTCGGGGCTCAAGGCCCTAGCCCGAGCCTGCCCACAGCTCACGCACCTGTTCCTGCGGCGTTGCGTGCGCCTCACTGATGCTGCCCTCAAGTGCGTGGCCAGCTACTGTGTCGTGCTGAGGGAGCTCAGCATCAGTGACTGTGTCCAG GTTACTGACTTCGGCCTGTATGAACTGGCCAAGCTGGGTCCGCACCTCCGCTACCTGAGTGTGGCCAAGTGCGAACGAGTGTCGGATGCTGGGCTGAAGCAGGTCTGCCGGCACTGTTACCGACTGCGCTACCTCAATGCCCGGGGCTGTGAAGCTGTCTCGGATGCCACCCTTGAAGTCCTGGCTCGCTCCTGCCCAAGGCTCAGGGCTCTCGACGTGGGCAAGTGCGAG GTTGGGGACCGTGGCCTTGCCTGCCTGGCTCGCCACTGTCTGAACCTGCGCAAACTGAGCCTCAAGTCGTGTGACCTGGTCACCGACCGGGGACTGCAAGCACTGGCCTACTTCTGCCGGGGCCTGCAGCAGTTGAGCCTCCAGGACTGCGCGGGAGTCACAGTGGACGGCTACCGCATAGTGCGCAAGTACTGCCGTCGCTGCATCATCGAGCACACCAACCCAGGCTTCAACTAG